In the Magnetospira sp. QH-2 genome, one interval contains:
- a CDS encoding IS110 family transposase: protein MEYFVGMDVSMASISICEIDAKGTVIREGKVSSTPEAVATWLEESGRGFARIGLEAGPLAPWLYAGLSSRGLPVICIETRQMKAFASASPVKTDRRDARLISQAMRTGLYRATHVKTARSQELRMVLTHRETLVHQVRQLSNTVRGTLKAFGLKVGMARGRLFAARVRELTADNPHLSAAAEPLLLARQALLEQLDKLDRQVHAAARDDSVCRRLMTVPGVGPVTALAFRTGLDVPERFQKSVMVGAHFGLVPRRYASGEQDRSGPISKCGDAMVRWLLFEAANALLTRTRRWSWLKHWGLAVAKRRGMKRAKVAVARRLAVIMHRMWIDGTDFQYRKEETAI, encoded by the coding sequence ATGGAGTATTTTGTTGGAATGGACGTATCGATGGCAAGCATTTCGATCTGTGAGATTGATGCAAAGGGAACCGTCATTCGCGAAGGCAAGGTGTCAAGCACACCCGAGGCGGTCGCCACTTGGCTCGAGGAAAGCGGGCGTGGCTTTGCGCGAATTGGGTTGGAAGCTGGCCCTCTGGCGCCTTGGCTGTACGCAGGACTGTCCAGTCGGGGCCTCCCTGTGATTTGTATCGAGACCCGGCAAATGAAGGCCTTTGCCAGCGCCAGCCCAGTCAAGACGGACCGTCGCGACGCCCGCTTGATCAGCCAGGCGATGCGGACCGGTTTGTACCGCGCGACCCACGTCAAGACCGCGCGCAGTCAGGAGCTCCGGATGGTGCTGACCCATCGGGAGACCCTGGTTCATCAGGTCCGTCAGTTGTCCAATACGGTACGAGGAACATTGAAAGCTTTCGGCCTCAAGGTCGGTATGGCGCGCGGACGCCTTTTCGCGGCGCGGGTTCGGGAATTGACGGCTGATAACCCGCACCTCAGCGCAGCCGCCGAGCCGCTCTTGCTTGCGCGCCAAGCCTTGCTCGAACAACTCGACAAGCTCGACCGGCAGGTTCATGCCGCTGCGCGCGATGATAGCGTTTGCCGGCGCCTGATGACCGTTCCCGGCGTCGGCCCGGTTACCGCCCTCGCTTTCAGGACAGGACTCGACGTGCCGGAACGGTTTCAAAAGTCGGTCATGGTCGGCGCCCACTTCGGGCTTGTCCCACGCAGATACGCCTCGGGAGAGCAGGACCGAAGCGGCCCCATCAGCAAGTGCGGAGATGCCATGGTTCGTTGGCTTTTGTTCGAGGCCGCCAATGCACTTCTCACTCGAACCCGCCGTTGGTCCTGGCTCAAACACTGGGGGCTCGCGGTCGCCAAAAGGCGCGGGATGAAACGCGCCAAGGTAGCCGTTGCCCGGCGTCTCGCCGTAATCATGCATCGCATGTGGATCGACGGCACGGACTTCCAGTACCGCAAGGAGGAGACCGCCATCTAA
- a CDS encoding IS5 family transposase (programmed frameshift): MQSHHFWLSDKQFERLQPLLPNKTRGVPRVDDRRVISGIIHVLRQGLMWRDAPVAYGPHKTLYNRFVRWSEAGVFDRIFATLAAESTATHTVMIDATHLKAHRTAASAQKGAVPRRIGRTKGGLNSKLHAACDADGKPLILLLTEGQVSDYRGADTMLPAFPDADDLIADRGYDSDRFRQALLDLGIEPCIPGRSNRKEEILYDKALYKQRNLIERMFGRLKDWRRIATRYDRCAHTFMSAICIAATVIFWL, encoded by the exons ATGCAGAGCCATCATTTCTGGTTGTCCGACAAACAATTCGAACGCCTTCAACCGTTGCTGCCGAACAAAACAAGAGGCGTCCCGCGCGTCGATGACCGGCGGGTGATCAGCGGCATCATCCATGTTCTTCGCCAGGGCTTGATGTGGCGTGACGCGCCCGTCGCCTATGGACCGCACAAGACCCTGTACAACCGCTTCGTCCGTTGGAGCGAGGCCGGAGTGTTCGACCGGATCTTCGCCACCCTGGCCGCCGAAAGCACGGCCACCCATACGGTGATGATCGACGCCACCCATCTCAAGGCCCACAGGACGGCGGCGAGC GCTCAAAAAGGGGCTGTTCCCCGCCGTATCGGGCGCACCAAGGGCGGCCTGAATTCGAAACTGCATGCCGCCTGCGATGCCGATGGAAAGCCCCTGATCCTGCTGCTGACCGAAGGACAAGTCAGCGACTATCGCGGCGCCGACACCATGCTCCCTGCATTCCCTGATGCCGACGACCTGATCGCCGACAGGGGATACGACAGCGACCGTTTCCGCCAGGCCCTGCTTGATCTCGGCATCGAGCCCTGCATTCCAGGTCGCTCGAACCGCAAAGAGGAAATCCTTTACGATAAAGCCCTCTACAAGCAGCGAAACTTGATCGAGCGCATGTTCGGTCGGCTCAAGGACTGGCGGCGTATCGCCACCCGCTACGACCGTTGCGCCCATACCTTCATGAGCGCAATCTGCATCGCCGCAACCGTCATCTTCTGGTTATGA
- a CDS encoding M23 family metallopeptidase yields MPEDTWDGMAPPKPGEIRAIRAKSVAERTHADQRRLHWAEDYWTNEDIQTETTAFYKLNSEVGAPTGHATGHAPFGADSARTEDAKINRQRADHAIKSLGPDADPDHVRLVEAHYGVGEPAQAISMDEQGNWYDAQGNIFDQDRRYEKTIDSTQDAQHHQEWGSVSEWDNRNDSKHSQPVLREFEIAKNPGHWDGKPNGRVENFQGLENRRPDMVVSHQGHFFESRAYGSQRLQALDSHNSLQQAPHTQDQGGFQLANATGSQAGIKGNFMQPTASQVAQAGNQQSPSQASNRKPPQLASPVPGGAIRSPDAMGDGRYGASRDGGKRNHQGVDIVANPGQDVTSTVDGTVTKLGYPYANDKSYRYVEIQTKDGYVVRHFYVNPGNLKPGQAVVAGKTKIGTVQDLSKRYPKGMTNHIHVEIRDRNKVAYPNKSGSRKFQDLDPTSLLQAPGPQGGGTP; encoded by the coding sequence ATGCCCGAGGATACCTGGGATGGCATGGCCCCGCCCAAGCCGGGGGAGATCCGGGCCATCCGCGCCAAGTCGGTGGCCGAGCGCACCCATGCGGATCAGCGCCGCCTCCATTGGGCCGAGGATTACTGGACCAACGAGGATATCCAGACCGAAACCACCGCGTTCTACAAGCTCAACAGCGAAGTCGGCGCGCCCACGGGCCATGCCACGGGCCATGCCCCCTTCGGCGCCGACAGCGCCCGTACGGAAGACGCCAAGATCAACCGCCAGCGCGCCGACCATGCCATCAAGAGCCTCGGGCCCGACGCCGATCCGGACCATGTGCGCCTGGTCGAGGCGCACTATGGGGTGGGGGAACCGGCCCAGGCGATTTCCATGGACGAGCAGGGCAATTGGTATGATGCCCAGGGGAATATCTTTGATCAGGACCGCCGATATGAGAAGACCATTGACAGTACTCAAGATGCTCAGCATCACCAGGAGTGGGGTAGTGTCTCAGAGTGGGACAATCGAAATGACTCCAAACATAGCCAGCCTGTTCTTCGCGAGTTCGAAATCGCAAAGAATCCTGGTCACTGGGATGGAAAACCAAACGGGCGGGTCGAGAATTTCCAAGGTCTCGAAAACCGTCGTCCCGACATGGTCGTAAGCCACCAAGGGCACTTTTTCGAGTCACGCGCTTACGGTTCTCAGCGCCTACAAGCATTGGATTCTCATAACTCATTGCAGCAAGCGCCTCATACCCAGGATCAAGGAGGTTTCCAACTTGCCAACGCAACTGGTTCTCAAGCTGGCATTAAAGGTAATTTCATGCAGCCTACCGCTTCACAAGTTGCTCAGGCCGGAAATCAGCAATCCCCATCTCAAGCTTCAAACCGGAAACCACCTCAGCTTGCCTCTCCGGTTCCAGGAGGCGCCATTCGCTCTCCAGACGCCATGGGGGATGGACGCTACGGTGCAAGCCGGGATGGTGGAAAGCGCAATCACCAAGGCGTGGACATCGTAGCCAATCCCGGTCAGGATGTAACAAGTACCGTTGATGGAACAGTGACTAAGCTTGGATATCCATACGCGAATGACAAAAGCTACCGTTACGTCGAAATTCAGACCAAAGATGGCTACGTGGTTCGGCATTTTTACGTCAACCCTGGAAATCTGAAGCCCGGTCAAGCAGTGGTCGCGGGCAAAACAAAGATTGGTACCGTACAAGATCTGTCGAAAAGGTATCCAAAAGGCATGACAAACCATATCCACGTAGAAATCCGGGATCGGAATAAAGTTGCTTACCCGAACAAATCCGGTTCGCGAAAATTCCAGGATCTGGACCCGACGTCATTGCTTCAGGCGCCGGGACCGCAAGGTGGGGGAACGCCATGA
- a CDS encoding colicin E3/pyocin S6 family cytotoxin, with translation MPIPLAKSDATPTLGADPTDRQTRAFNKRQEAANLKAARADSDAAWKFHQDKKAAEQKAASQRIQARRQAQAAERQQEAQARQVRWTQPNLRPSLANQPKGPKPVGSEEDYKRDFQRHPVTAQAEADRIVDTIPVEDWSSTQALMAQTSPGYFQSGHPANNKVRPKVDRWYKNTYPGKIDLSSGQSARGGGGMQADDRRQVDAHINAGSGTRAKAVAAYDPDVLLPSAGDSTRAPDLTKRLETLGRDRDWTPGEIEDFKDQFDALDGREQESYLRMLEGDAGPVQEGNNDPQTREDRSHMDPFTPRKKPHRQGDDPARLAMLVQSPETGNRAQSSLPPGYSMDEQGRIYDPQGRRVPNPHKDPNIHNAGGVVPVPGPLPLPVPPEMVPGHKERTEQLNTLGQWANEKLQQAFPKGLRYKAIPIVPPSKNGSAAPRTDMAAPQKPMPPSPAPAPEPPLAEGYPADPPGRDDGMIVDEIPEAMDSQTPGRPIHETQPEDTYVTMNRPEDTGFFNGQKGRQRQEALNNYLNSDRAKQDRKRLQEVQTDQASGHVPPFGKAWEMMDRHPKTTIRSRPARTNGLTGKKKRYYVWDSQHGEIEVHDARGRHLGAVDPITLKPKPDKLRDKRKDLRHGEIAKADRPDQPTYG, from the coding sequence TTGCCGATCCCCTTGGCCAAGTCCGATGCGACCCCGACCCTCGGCGCCGATCCCACCGACCGCCAGACCCGGGCCTTCAACAAGCGCCAGGAGGCGGCCAACCTCAAGGCGGCCCGGGCCGATTCCGATGCCGCCTGGAAGTTCCATCAGGATAAGAAAGCCGCCGAGCAAAAAGCCGCCAGCCAGCGGATCCAGGCCCGCCGCCAGGCCCAGGCCGCCGAACGCCAACAAGAGGCCCAGGCCCGGCAGGTCCGCTGGACCCAGCCCAATCTTCGTCCTTCCCTGGCCAACCAGCCCAAGGGACCCAAGCCGGTGGGCTCGGAAGAGGACTACAAGCGCGATTTCCAACGCCACCCGGTGACCGCCCAGGCCGAGGCCGACCGGATCGTCGACACCATCCCGGTGGAAGATTGGTCCAGCACCCAGGCCCTGATGGCCCAGACCTCGCCGGGCTATTTCCAGAGCGGGCACCCGGCCAACAACAAGGTCCGCCCGAAAGTGGACCGATGGTACAAAAACACCTACCCGGGCAAGATCGATCTCTCCTCCGGCCAATCGGCACGGGGCGGCGGCGGTATGCAGGCCGATGACCGGCGCCAGGTGGATGCCCATATCAATGCAGGTTCCGGCACCCGGGCCAAGGCGGTAGCGGCCTATGATCCGGATGTTCTGCTGCCCTCGGCGGGCGACTCCACCCGCGCGCCCGATCTCACCAAACGCCTGGAAACCCTTGGTCGCGACAGAGACTGGACCCCCGGCGAGATCGAGGACTTCAAGGACCAGTTCGACGCCCTTGACGGAAGGGAACAGGAGTCCTACCTCCGAATGCTGGAGGGGGATGCCGGTCCGGTGCAGGAGGGCAATAACGACCCTCAGACCAGGGAAGACCGCTCCCACATGGACCCGTTCACCCCCCGGAAGAAGCCCCATCGCCAGGGTGACGACCCGGCCCGGTTGGCGATGTTGGTTCAATCCCCGGAGACGGGAAACCGCGCCCAATCATCCCTTCCTCCCGGCTATTCCATGGATGAGCAGGGCAGAATTTATGATCCCCAAGGACGCCGGGTGCCCAACCCCCATAAGGATCCGAATATTCACAACGCCGGGGGCGTCGTCCCCGTGCCGGGGCCATTGCCTTTGCCGGTCCCACCCGAGATGGTTCCCGGACACAAGGAGCGGACCGAGCAACTCAATACCCTCGGTCAGTGGGCCAATGAGAAACTCCAGCAAGCTTTCCCCAAAGGCTTGCGCTACAAGGCCATTCCCATCGTTCCGCCTAGCAAGAACGGCAGCGCTGCACCACGGACCGATATGGCCGCGCCGCAAAAGCCCATGCCGCCATCCCCGGCCCCGGCGCCCGAGCCGCCTCTTGCCGAGGGCTATCCCGCCGATCCGCCCGGACGAGACGACGGCATGATCGTCGATGAGATTCCGGAGGCCATGGACAGCCAGACGCCCGGGCGACCGATCCATGAGACGCAGCCGGAAGACACCTATGTCACCATGAACAGGCCGGAGGACACCGGATTTTTCAATGGGCAGAAGGGTCGGCAGCGTCAGGAAGCGCTCAATAACTACCTGAACAGCGACCGGGCCAAGCAGGATCGGAAGCGCTTGCAGGAGGTTCAGACGGACCAAGCCAGCGGTCATGTACCACCGTTCGGCAAAGCCTGGGAGATGATGGACCGCCATCCAAAAACAACCATCAGATCGCGCCCTGCCCGCACCAATGGGTTGACGGGAAAGAAGAAGCGCTACTACGTTTGGGACAGTCAGCACGGAGAGATTGAAGTGCATGACGCCAGGGGCAGGCACCTCGGCGCGGTTGATCCGATTACCTTGAAGCCCAAACCGGACAAACTTCGGGATAAGAGAAAGGACCTCAGGCATGGCGAGATTGCAAAAGCCGATCGTCCTGATCAACCAACCTATGGGTGA
- the dnaK gene encoding molecular chaperone DnaK, giving the protein MSKVIGIDLGTTNSCIALMDGKDAKVIENAEGARTTPSMVAMAEGDERLVGQPAKRQAVTNPENTLFAIKRLIGRRFDDPLTKKDQELVPYSIVKGDNGDAWVAADGKNYSPSQISAFILQKMKETAEAHLGETVTQAVITVPAYFNDSQRQATKDAGKIAGLEVLRIINEPTAAALAYGLDKKDGGTIVVYDLGGGTFDVSVLEIGDGVFEVKSTNGDTFLGGEDFDARIIDYLADEFNKEQGIDLRSDKLALQRLKEAAEKAKIELSSSVQTEVNLPFITADASGPKHLNIKLSRAKLEALVEDLIERTIEPCRKALKDADVTAGEIDEVILVGGMIRMPKVQEKVKEFFGREPHKGVNPDEVVALGAAIQGGVLKGDVKDVLLLDVTPLSLGIETLGGVFTRLIDRNTTIPTRKSQVFSTAEDNQTAVTIRVFQGEREMAADNKILGQFDLVGLPSAPRGIPQIEVTFDIDANGIVHVTAKDKATGKEQQIRIQASGGLSDGDIDQMVRDAEANADADKKRKELVEARNQADAMVHATEKSLADYGDKVDAETKTAIEGDLEALRGVMESEDLDDIKAKTEALTQSSMKLGEAMYKAQQEEQAAAEAAGGDAPASGENAGSDDSTVVDADFEEVDPDKKN; this is encoded by the coding sequence ATGAGCAAGGTAATCGGAATCGACTTGGGAACCACCAATTCCTGTATCGCTTTGATGGATGGCAAGGATGCCAAGGTGATCGAAAACGCCGAGGGCGCCCGCACCACCCCTTCCATGGTCGCCATGGCTGAGGGCGATGAGCGTCTGGTCGGCCAGCCGGCCAAGCGCCAGGCGGTCACCAACCCGGAAAACACCCTGTTCGCCATCAAGCGTTTGATCGGCCGCCGGTTCGACGACCCCCTGACCAAGAAGGATCAGGAGCTGGTCCCCTATAGCATCGTCAAGGGCGATAACGGCGATGCCTGGGTTGCCGCCGACGGCAAGAATTACAGCCCGTCGCAGATTTCCGCCTTTATCCTGCAGAAAATGAAGGAAACCGCCGAAGCCCATCTGGGTGAGACGGTCACCCAGGCGGTGATCACCGTGCCCGCCTACTTCAACGATTCCCAGCGTCAGGCCACCAAGGATGCCGGTAAGATCGCCGGTTTGGAAGTGCTGCGCATCATCAACGAACCCACCGCCGCGGCCCTGGCCTACGGCCTGGACAAGAAGGACGGCGGCACCATCGTGGTCTACGATCTGGGCGGCGGCACCTTCGACGTCTCGGTGTTGGAAATCGGCGACGGGGTGTTCGAGGTGAAATCCACCAACGGCGACACCTTCCTGGGCGGTGAAGATTTCGACGCCCGCATCATCGACTATCTGGCCGATGAATTTAACAAGGAGCAGGGCATCGACCTGCGCTCGGACAAGCTGGCCCTGCAACGGCTCAAGGAAGCCGCCGAAAAGGCCAAGATCGAGCTGTCCTCTTCGGTACAGACGGAAGTCAACCTACCGTTCATCACCGCCGATGCCTCGGGCCCCAAGCACCTCAACATCAAGCTTTCCCGCGCCAAGCTGGAAGCCCTGGTGGAAGACCTGATCGAGCGCACCATCGAGCCCTGCCGCAAGGCCCTCAAGGACGCCGACGTCACCGCCGGCGAGATCGACGAGGTGATCCTGGTCGGCGGCATGATCCGCATGCCCAAGGTGCAGGAGAAGGTGAAGGAATTCTTCGGTCGTGAGCCCCACAAGGGGGTCAATCCCGACGAGGTGGTGGCCCTGGGCGCCGCCATTCAGGGCGGCGTGCTGAAGGGCGACGTCAAGGACGTGCTGCTGCTCGACGTGACCCCGCTTTCCTTGGGCATCGAGACCCTGGGCGGCGTGTTCACCCGCCTGATCGACCGCAACACCACCATCCCGACCCGCAAGAGCCAGGTGTTCTCCACCGCCGAGGATAACCAGACGGCGGTGACCATCCGGGTGTTCCAGGGTGAGCGCGAAATGGCCGCCGACAACAAGATCCTCGGCCAATTCGATCTGGTGGGTCTGCCCTCGGCGCCGCGCGGAATTCCGCAGATCGAGGTGACCTTTGACATCGACGCCAACGGCATCGTCCATGTGACCGCCAAGGACAAAGCCACCGGCAAGGAACAACAGATCCGTATTCAAGCCTCCGGCGGCCTGTCCGATGGCGACATCGACCAGATGGTGCGCGACGCCGAGGCCAATGCCGACGCCGACAAGAAGCGCAAGGAACTGGTTGAAGCCCGCAATCAGGCCGACGCCATGGTCCATGCCACAGAAAAGAGCCTGGCCGACTACGGCGACAAAGTGGATGCCGAGACCAAGACCGCCATCGAAGGCGATCTGGAAGCGCTGCGCGGGGTCATGGAATCCGAAGACCTGGACGACATCAAGGCCAAGACCGAGGCCTTGACCCAATCGTCCATGAAGCTGGGCGAAGCCATGTACAAGGCCCAGCAGGAAGAACAGGCGGCCGCCGAAGCGGCGGGCGGCGATGCCCCGGCCTCGGGCGAAAATGCCGGGTCCGATGACTCTACCGTGGTCGACGCCGACTTCGAGGAAGTGGATCCCGACAAGAAGAATTAA
- the dnaJ gene encoding molecular chaperone DnaJ codes for MSKKDYYELLGVDREANESELKKAYRKMAMQYHPDRNPGDKAAEQNFKDVNEAYDVLKDEQKRAAYDRFGHAAFEQGGPGGGGGGFHPGGAQGFGGFADIFEEMFGNFGGAQRGGGAQNHGADLRYNMEISLEEAYKGAKSTIRVPTAVPCESCDGSGAEGGKPPVTCTTCQGTGRVRAQSGFFTVERTCPSCHGAGRVIKDPCHTCGGTGRVEREKTLSVNIPAGVEEGTRIRLSGEGEAGMRGGPPGDLYIFLSLKPHRIFQREGANIFCRVPIPMTTAARGGSLEVPTVDGGRARISIPDGTQSGHQFRLKGKGMTVLRSTARGDMFVQAVVETPVNLSKRQKELLDEFEQEAETRGGDGNNPESTGFFKKVKELWDDLTE; via the coding sequence ATGTCCAAAAAAGATTATTACGAACTGCTGGGCGTGGATCGCGAGGCCAACGAGTCCGAGCTCAAAAAGGCCTATCGCAAGATGGCCATGCAGTATCACCCGGACCGCAATCCGGGCGATAAGGCCGCCGAGCAGAATTTCAAGGACGTCAACGAGGCCTATGACGTGCTGAAGGACGAACAAAAGCGCGCGGCCTATGACCGGTTCGGCCACGCCGCCTTCGAACAGGGCGGACCGGGCGGTGGCGGCGGCGGCTTCCACCCCGGCGGCGCCCAGGGTTTCGGCGGGTTCGCCGATATTTTCGAGGAAATGTTCGGCAATTTCGGTGGCGCCCAGCGCGGCGGCGGGGCCCAGAACCATGGCGCCGACCTGCGCTACAACATGGAAATCAGCCTGGAAGAGGCCTACAAGGGCGCCAAAAGCACCATCCGGGTGCCCACGGCGGTGCCCTGCGAGTCCTGTGATGGCTCCGGTGCCGAAGGTGGCAAGCCGCCGGTCACCTGCACCACTTGCCAGGGTACCGGCCGGGTGCGGGCCCAATCGGGCTTTTTCACCGTCGAACGCACCTGCCCCAGCTGTCATGGCGCCGGGCGGGTGATCAAGGATCCCTGCCACACCTGCGGCGGCACCGGACGGGTGGAAAGGGAAAAGACCCTGTCGGTGAATATTCCGGCGGGCGTTGAGGAAGGCACCCGTATCCGCCTGTCCGGCGAGGGCGAGGCAGGCATGCGCGGCGGCCCGCCGGGGGATCTCTATATTTTCCTCAGCCTCAAACCGCACCGCATCTTCCAACGCGAGGGCGCCAATATCTTCTGCCGCGTGCCCATCCCCATGACCACGGCGGCGCGCGGCGGCAGCCTCGAAGTGCCGACGGTGGACGGCGGACGGGCCCGGATTTCCATTCCCGATGGCACCCAGTCCGGCCATCAGTTCCGGCTCAAGGGCAAGGGCATGACCGTGCTGCGCTCCACGGCCCGGGGCGACATGTTCGTCCAGGCGGTGGTCGAGACCCCGGTCAACCTGTCGAAACGCCAAAAGGAACTGCTCGACGAGTTCGAACAGGAAGCCGAAACCCGAGGCGGCGACGGCAACAACCCGGAATCCACTGGCTTTTTCAAGAAGGTCAAGGAATTATGGGATGACCTGACGGAGTAG
- a CDS encoding DUF6765 family protein, whose translation MKIDMHFYGTYAMARTAGLTQEAARTIAYASQFVDDSAAHEANHTQLSDGAHIVSEVTAHHSVQAVLDYFESKLDHDDEDQRLIWVPFHFLPGGAGIDWTERLVCTKNSKIAQQMVAHHLAHAKSDYALELMGIMAHVYADTFAHYGFSGVSSRRNEVDGDSIRVLRGTDPMEPTEKSGWKARFGKLLKFRNIRAGINDLIEDATGALGHGGVMVYPDIPYIEWTYKAEQSGNTQTRDNLEDFMEACRELHGRFRSFADGCDPSFQDRAARAEFAGMEPKIREILSFEGDTEQRIVQWRQALSDGSLFAPIQDHVARYRPMNWIGQIEDLKAANSSASVSEANIYRFYQAARLHRTFVLRDLLPSHGIVVI comes from the coding sequence ATGAAAATCGATATGCATTTCTATGGCACTTATGCCATGGCCCGCACCGCAGGTTTGACCCAAGAAGCGGCGCGAACAATCGCCTATGCATCGCAGTTCGTCGATGATTCCGCTGCCCACGAAGCCAACCACACCCAACTTAGTGATGGCGCACATATCGTCAGCGAAGTGACCGCGCATCATAGTGTCCAGGCGGTATTGGACTATTTCGAAAGCAAGCTGGACCATGACGACGAGGATCAACGACTGATCTGGGTGCCATTCCATTTTTTGCCAGGTGGAGCTGGAATAGATTGGACCGAGCGATTGGTTTGTACCAAAAACAGCAAGATTGCCCAACAAATGGTAGCGCATCATCTAGCCCATGCAAAATCTGATTATGCCTTGGAACTCATGGGCATCATGGCCCATGTCTACGCTGATACATTTGCCCACTATGGTTTCTCAGGTGTCAGTTCGCGACGCAACGAAGTCGATGGCGACAGTATTCGTGTTCTTAGGGGCACCGATCCCATGGAACCGACAGAAAAATCGGGATGGAAAGCAAGATTCGGCAAGCTCTTGAAGTTTCGAAATATCCGCGCGGGAATCAACGATCTGATCGAGGATGCGACGGGAGCGTTGGGCCATGGCGGGGTCATGGTCTACCCGGATATCCCCTATATTGAATGGACGTACAAAGCCGAGCAATCTGGAAATACTCAGACACGTGATAATCTCGAGGACTTTATGGAAGCGTGCCGGGAGCTCCATGGGCGCTTCAGAAGCTTTGCCGATGGTTGTGATCCATCTTTTCAAGATAGGGCAGCCCGTGCTGAGTTCGCGGGGATGGAGCCAAAGATTCGCGAGATCCTATCCTTCGAAGGAGACACGGAACAGCGGATCGTACAGTGGCGCCAGGCGCTCAGTGATGGTTCGCTGTTTGCCCCAATTCAAGATCATGTCGCACGCTACAGACCCATGAATTGGATTGGGCAAATTGAGGATCTGAAGGCGGCAAACAGCAGTGCATCGGTTTCAGAGGCCAACATCTATCGGTTCTACCAAGCTGCCCGTCTGCATCGGACGTTCGTCCTACGCGATCTTCTTCCGAGCCATGGTATTGTTGTCATCTGA
- the dapB gene encoding 4-hydroxy-tetrahydrodipicolinate reductase has product MKIGIVGCAGRMGRMLVQTVLSTEGAEFGGGSETASSPMIGKDCCELAGLMPSGQLVTDNPRELFERVDVVIDFTIPAATAEHARIAADLHTALIIGTTGLDSAQQGLIEAAAAQAPVVQAPNFSLGVNLLMALTEKVAATLNEDYDIEIVEMHHRHKVDAPSGTALGLGLAAAKGRGVDLDTVAQKVRDGHTGARKKGDIGFATLRGGDVVGDHTAMFAGEMESVMLTHQARSRAVFARGAVHAALWTGGKAAGLYSMQDVLNLD; this is encoded by the coding sequence ATGAAAATCGGAATTGTCGGCTGCGCGGGGCGCATGGGGCGGATGCTGGTGCAGACGGTGCTTTCCACCGAGGGCGCCGAGTTCGGCGGCGGCTCGGAGACGGCGTCCAGCCCGATGATCGGCAAGGACTGCTGCGAACTGGCCGGGCTGATGCCCTCGGGTCAGCTGGTCACCGACAATCCCCGGGAGTTATTCGAGCGGGTCGACGTGGTGATCGACTTCACCATTCCGGCGGCTACCGCCGAGCATGCCCGCATCGCCGCCGACCTCCATACGGCGCTGATCATCGGCACCACCGGCCTCGACTCGGCGCAACAGGGCCTGATCGAGGCGGCGGCGGCTCAAGCGCCCGTGGTCCAGGCGCCCAACTTCAGCCTCGGGGTTAACTTGTTGATGGCGCTGACCGAAAAGGTCGCGGCAACCTTGAACGAAGACTACGATATCGAAATCGTCGAGATGCACCACCGTCACAAGGTGGATGCCCCCTCGGGCACCGCCCTCGGTCTGGGCCTGGCGGCGGCGAAGGGACGCGGCGTGGATCTCGATACCGTGGCGCAGAAGGTACGCGACGGCCATACGGGCGCCCGCAAGAAGGGCGACATCGGCTTTGCCACCCTGCGGGGCGGCGATGTGGTGGGCGATCACACCGCTATGTTCGCCGGCGAGATGGAAAGCGTCATGCTGACCCACCAGGCCCGCTCAAGGGCCGTTTTCGCCCGGGGTGCCGTTCATGCGGCCCTGTGGACCGGGGGAAAGGCGGCCGGTCTGTACAGTATGCAAGATGTCCTGAACTTGGACTAA